One Gossypium arboreum isolate Shixiya-1 chromosome 13, ASM2569848v2, whole genome shotgun sequence genomic window, ATATAACTCAATATGGATGCTTAGTTTCACTTACACAAAGAAAGACGGGCGGTAAAAGTGTCACGGAGACCTTTATACTAGGAGTTAGATTGcatcttttattcaaaaaaatgagcaaattaatcCATGTATATTAGAACAAAGAACAAGCTGGTCCTCTCTATTagaaatttcatcaatttctactattaaaaactggCATAGCTGACGAAATAGCTAGACTGTTACACGTGACATGACACGTGTGCCTCTTGCTAACATACAGAGACAAGTTTTTAATAGTAagaatgaatagaatttttaatagaaggaccagtttgctctttgatctaatgtactaCTTAcccctttttttaataaaagggACAGAATGTAATTCGACTCCTAGTACAAAGGTCTCCACGATACTTTTACCAAAGAAAGGAATATAGACAGTCGAATGAGACTAAATACGACCGGTTATTGATTGGTCACAGGTGAGCAATCTGAAGATAATCCCAGAGTTTCCTAGAACAGCTTCTAACAAATTGCTTAGGAGAGTGTTGAGGGACCAAATACAGCATGAACTGTCTGTTAGAAGCAGAATGTGAAGGCTAGCAGCTTCAACAATGGTTGTGGGATGTTTTCCCTCTGTCTTGCTCAAAACTTAAACCGATGTGTCCTAAGGCTGCAGCAACCCAAAAGTCGGCAACAcgtggttttatttatttatttattactattaCAAAATTAAGAGTTCAACATTGTATCAAACAATAACGAACCGGTCTACCATTTATGGTGAAACCGGTTTCAAATGGAACTAAGCCATGTGATTCATTTGCATCTTGCTGTCTGTTTTCCTAAGTACTATATATGTTCACAATTAGTGAATTATTAGTTgattaattatttctttttagtacacaattattatatatatatagctgacAAAAAGGGAAGAGAAACAGCTAAATATAAAGTGCTAATTAAGATAAACCATTTTATTTGATTTCAAACAAAAGATACATAAACTAATGGACTAATTTGCAATAGCTTGTAACCATTTATTGATTTTGGTTGGGTTGAATTTGAATGAGCGGTGCGCTTATCAGCGGTTAATGTAAAAATAGCGATGACAGtgagattaaatattataataagcctgagaaaaaaaaaaagttaaatgtaCCGCACTAAAGGTAAACGTCCGTTAAAAAGGGGCCCTTAGAGATCGATTATATTCATATCTCTGCAAATTCAACGGTTTTCTTCCCATCATGAGCCTTGCGGAAGAAATGTTTGACATAATCCGAGTACAGAACTTGCTTATAAATAGGTTTCTCGCCATTCTGTAGCACTTCAACCAAAGGGCCGATAATATCAGTGGGTTTTGGATTGACAAAAATGGGAACTGAAATTCTGTTTTTAGTTCCATTCGCAATCACGCGGTGCTCAACACTCTTGTACCGACTGTTGCTCAGTATTTGCAACGCATCCCCAACGTTGATCACGAGAGATCCTTTAATGGGAGGAACATGAATCCAGTTATCACCATCACCTTGATTTCCCCTCACGTAAAGCCCTCCGATTTCGTCTTGAAGAAGGATAGTGAGGGTGGAGACATCAGAATGACGCCCTACTCCGACAGTTAATTCAGGGTCAGGACAAATAGGATAATAATTCAAGTTAGTCCTTATCGACCCCATCAAAAGAGATCTTTTTGTTTCATCTATTTCTTTCACATTTAGTCCCTCCATTAGCATttgtaataattttttaattacaaCCTCAGTCCTCCTTATATAATCCAGCACTTGCTCCCTAAAAGAAAACAAATTTAATGTCATATACTATAGAACTATATAGGTGAAAAGACCTCTTCAGTCCCTTTCAAATTTAATATTGAGCACATTGGTCCCTCACAAAAAAAGTGGAGCAATTTAATctttgtcaattttgaaaatgaacaacTAAGGACAATTAATAACAACATTCACTTTTTCTGTCGATTCACCTTGTTTTTTATTCATATAATAAGAAATTTAGCTTTCAATCTTCATACACTCTGTCAATTTGattctaattctaaaaaattcaacaaaattttagaaatctaaaacattatataaaaaaTCATTCATTTGTCTTTATTTTCTAAAATCGTGATCAAATTGGCAGAATGTATAAAAATTAAGAgttaaatttttgtattataccaattaaaaatAGGATACATTGACGAAGACGTTATTAATTGCCCATAATTGCTCACTTTTAAaattgactaaattgactaaTTTACTCAATATCAAAATTGAGAGGGTCTGGAAAAGTATTTTTACCAACTATATATGTTTTAAGCATGCattttttttaatcaatttgATTGAATTACCTGCAAACAGGTGGCCAAAGCATAGAAGCCTCTTCCTCCGATACAAAAAACAAGCTAAGGTAATCTTTCCATTCGAGAGACTTTTCTGCCTCAGGACTAAAACTTGTGCCGAATCGTACATTGTTCGAAGCCGAGTTCTCCTTAGAATACTTATTCTTTTGGTCAGCAGGTAGATCAAAAAATCGATAAGTAGCATCTTTAACATTATCCAGCACTTCAACCGGAACATCATGGTTAACAATTTGGAAAAAACCCCATTTCTCAGCTGCATCACAAACCGCTGATGCAACTTGAGGGTTTTTCCAATGAGACATATCAATGATTGGAATGGATTGTTGGGGTACAATTTTGGATATACATAATCTCTCTTCTAATGGTTGGATGTAAGGTTTAGGGAGGGCTTTGAGACCCATTTCCGACAAACCCTTCACTCCGTTTCCTCGGTTTATTATAAAATTGGTGATAATAGAGGAATCAGTGAATTGTCGGTCCCCGATAGTCGGAGCCATTGATGAAGAGAGAAGAAAAGAATTTAGTCTGAAAGAAGAATACTTTGCATTTGCATTGATGGATATTTTATAGGGCACATCTTGCACAATGTTATGGTCTCAATGAGATGTATGAAGTGCAATTGTTATTTCCCACCAACCCACTTAGCAACTGCCATGCCATAGTAAACAGTAATAATATTaacacaaatttttattttaattttattataatatatatatttgtttttatattataattaatttttaaatagtcAAATCAGTTcaaaatttgagtaaaaattaTAAGGTTAAAATCTGTCTTACGTCcttgaatttttgaaaatttagaatttagcttttatatttttattttaagaatttactttttagattttaaaatttaggtccaACTATTAACAttgataaatttttattaaatttaggttcattacaatatcattttttaattacatggctatcaaatgaatatttttatttaaaaatatcataccaacaaatttaataaaaaattaccaaCATTGACAATCGGACTtgaatttcaaaatctaaaatgTAGGGGACTAAActattagataaaaataaatttcaaaatttcaaagaaTACAATGACTTATGACATAATTTAaccaatttataattaattaactaGTAaagtaattaaactaattaatttatggttcatttcttttaatttaaagGAATTAATGGAGTCATGGATGATGCCAATTCACATTTAGTAAAATCAAGGGGCTGGCTGATGATAATTAAAGCATTAATCATGCATcttcatatttatatattaattttcctCACtgtatttttttttccatttgagGTTTAAAATATTAAGGAATTTTATTTTGgtgtaattatataaattaaaattttattttattcaattgtgCACGTTGCATTTtaaatttgattcaattatatacatttaaaaataatgatatacattcatttatttattttaaaattagataaatttaattatttgtatatgaacatTGTATTATGTAAATGCAAAACtgattttaataatttatgaaaattgaattaaatcaaaattttataaatttgtataaaattaaaattttatattggattGTGTTTATATCTCATTAAAACTTTATGTATGATTTTCCTTTTATATTTGACTTGAGAATTCTCTCTTAATCATTTTCTAGTAAAAATATCATAGAGGTCTCTATATTAAGAGTCGATTAcattttatc contains:
- the LOC108453468 gene encoding feruloyl CoA ortho-hydroxylase F6H1-3-like — its product is MAPTIGDRQFTDSSIITNFIINRGNGVKGLSEMGLKALPKPYIQPLEERLCISKIVPQQSIPIIDMSHWKNPQVASAVCDAAEKWGFFQIVNHDVPVEVLDNVKDATYRFFDLPADQKNKYSKENSASNNVRFGTSFSPEAEKSLEWKDYLSLFFVSEEEASMLWPPVCREQVLDYIRRTEVVIKKLLQMLMEGLNVKEIDETKRSLLMGSIRTNLNYYPICPDPELTVGVGRHSDVSTLTILLQDEIGGLYVRGNQGDGDNWIHVPPIKGSLVINVGDALQILSNSRYKSVEHRVIANGTKNRISVPIFVNPKPTDIIGPLVEVLQNGEKPIYKQVLYSDYVKHFFRKAHDGKKTVEFAEI